Below is a window of Manis javanica isolate MJ-LG chromosome 2, MJ_LKY, whole genome shotgun sequence DNA.
ATTGTGCGGTGAAAGCCAGCAATAGTTCACGATAATGTACTGCATGTAGCCCAGAAGAAAGCCAAAAGCCACGTCGGACACATTGTGCCTCCCCAGCATGACCCTGGAGTGGCCCAAGATGAGGGCCCACAGTACCACCAGCACCCTTAGCGGAATGGCCAGCACTAGGTGGTTCAGGATAAACCGTGCCACCAGCGCAGCCCTGGTGGCATGGCCCGAGGGGAAGGAGTACTTGTCCACCGAGAAGGTGACAAACATGTCCATTTGGTTGTGGGCCGGACGGCGCCTGCGGACCAACCCTTTGATCAGGGACACGAGCAGCAGGTCCAACAGCAGGGCAAAGAGCAAGTTCATAAGCACCTCGCGCCCGGCCCAGCTGTCGCTCTTGTACAGGCAATAGAGGGTGCCCAGCAGCCAGGGGATACCGTGACCCGAGATCTCCAGCAGCTTCATGAGGGGCCGCACGCTACCCCAGGACGAGCGCTCCTCGGCGCACACCCCTAGCTTCTTGGACAGCCAGAGGTCAATGGCCAGCAGGGAGCGCAGGGCGATGCCCAGGAAGGACGGGTTCAGGTCCAAGCAGTCCTCCTCGgacggcgggggcggcggcgtcTGCGAGGAGCCCGCCGCAGCCAAGGGATACGACCCGCGGCGGTGCACCGGGCTCTCGGACGCGCGCAGCCGGGCGCAGGTGGGGTCCGCGCCCGGCGCGCGGCTGCTGAGCAGTGACTGGAACTCGAacctgccgccgccgccgtggGCCGGGCTGCCGGGGCTGCCGCTGCTTGAGGCGGAGGCGCCCAGCGGGCGTCCCTCGACGTTCCTCCGGGGGCTGGGCATTGCGGCGGGGCCCGGACCCCAGGAGCCGGCCGGCCTAAGGAGCGGCTTCCCGGCACTGCAGCCTCTTCCGCTTCCGCACTGCTATCCTAGAGGGGCGGGGACAGGAGCCCGCGAGAGGACGACCGTGACACCTGGCGGAGACGGAGACGTGGAGGAAGCTGGGCTTTCCATcttgagggagaggagaggggagggtgtTATGGGAGACACAGGTGAGAGGTGCGATGGGGTGGAAATTTGACTTTGTCTATGGGAGGTTAAGGAAAATAGAGCCCCGTCAAAAAACGAAACAAATGctgttctccatttttttctcctttgtttttaagatttcttgCCCAGGAGTGTTCCTTCCTGGCAAGCAAGATGTGTACCTTGGAGTTTACCTTCTGAGTCAGTACCTGGAGACAAACTGCTTTCCCTCCGTGTTCCCTATTATGATTCAGCAGAACATGAGATTTGAAAAGGTGATTTTGactttctcattgttaagtaGAGAAATTTAAGTTTTGCTGTCTAAACATTACTTAATGGTTCTTAGAACACTTATAAAACTTgtataaatttactttaaaaattacctcAGCACAGTGCAAAACTGTTATTCGAGGACTGACTTTTGCATCCCAGGTCTGAGCCAAGTTCTGTCAACCTAGTGCTAAATACCCTGGTCGATGTTTTCTATTCTTGGAACTCCCATGGCATTTTCTAACTGGAGCAGAGAGAGCATTTTCGGAACGTTTTTAAAAGTGTTAGAGGCCATTTACATTACGTTTATGACTGGGATTATCAATAAACTAGTGGACCTTAGAAATAAACTTTTTAGACTcagaaatataatgaaaaactaTAACAAATTAGTTAAATCCTGGTTCTGACATCCTGTAACAAAAAGAAgtcttaatatttattgagttttctTAGGTCCTACCTGATTTATTTAGCTACAATGTTGAAGGCTAGAATTCCTATGAATGTGACACGATGGAGTCAGAACACTACCAACATTCTTCCCACTTTAGTTTAgaatattaatttcattattatGTCATTGCTGTCAATCTTCTGAGGCATTTTTTTTTGAATCCAGCGATGACATCAGTTTTAGCCTT
It encodes the following:
- the PLPP6 gene encoding polyisoprenoid diphosphate/phosphate phosphohydrolase PLPP6, which encodes MPSPRRNVEGRPLGASASSSGSPGSPAHGGGGRFEFQSLLSSRAPGADPTCARLRASESPVHRRGSYPLAAAGSSQTPPPPPSEEDCLDLNPSFLGIALRSLLAIDLWLSKKLGVCAEERSSWGSVRPLMKLLEISGHGIPWLLGTLYCLYKSDSWAGREVLMNLLFALLLDLLLVSLIKGLVRRRRPAHNQMDMFVTFSVDKYSFPSGHATRAALVARFILNHLVLAIPLRVLVVLWALILGHSRVMLGRHNVSDVAFGFLLGYMQYIIVNYCWLSPHNAAVLFVLWNQQ